In Caretta caretta isolate rCarCar2 chromosome 11, rCarCar1.hap1, whole genome shotgun sequence, the sequence gctcccagctgccctGAATCTCTCTGTATCTGAATTCCCACATCTGTGAAATGGACCCAATAGTGCTTGTACCACAGAAATGCTGTGGCTAACAATGTTTGTGAAGTGGACTGAAGTCACTACGAAAGTGTAAATTATTAGTATTGGTCTGCAGAACAACAATTAGTGTGTTGCACAAAAGTTTCAGAGATGAGAGCAGAAAAGAGTCTGTCCCTTCCCCTGATGTGTGGACATCGTTTCCAGTGAAAGCTAAGAACGTGCACCGAAAGGAGAACATTCTCTCACACTTCCTTCTCAAGACAAAAGCTATGTGGATGGGATGGAGGGATCAGGGGATTAAGTAATGCAATATGGAACTTTGGGTCTCTATGTCATTAAAACTTGAGCTGCTTTAATCGAGAACATGGACCAAATTCAGAAGTGACATAAGGAGTCAAAGGTAGCACTCACAAGCTCTTGCCAATGTGTAATATACACCATCATTTctgtcacctctgaatttggaaCCAGAAGTTGATACTATCTGTTGGCTGTTCAGTGACCTGTATGACAAgtgttggtggtctcagtccaatgCCACTGGACTGGTGTAAACACCCAAACTAACACAAGTGACAGACATTTTAGTTAGCAGTTGGCCTGAATGAGCCTGAAGACTGACCTACCGCCTCAACACCAGATGTTTTCCCTTCTAAATCAAAGCTGAATAACTGGCTCAGCACCATGGGGAACAACTTACATGGCTACTGCCATTGTCCCTGTTCTGTGGGTAACTAGAAGACTCTGGTGTCTAGCACCGTGAATCCAGCATTTCTCACAGCATAAGATTatcttaaaacttttttttcattaATGTTGGGCATGTATTTGGGAGGCTGACACAGCTTACCATATAACTTTCAGAATAGGAAAAGCACTGTTTCCAGCACCACAACCAACCTGGAATTGAAGCAGAAACAAAAATTTAACTAAACCATCAAATAAAGCCTATATCTCAGAGTTTTAGTCCCAAATTCACTGAAACCATTACAGTGATTAAAGAGGCAAAAAAGGGGTAAATGGCTTTGTTGCTCCTTACATCACAACTCTCAGAAGCACTGACTCTTCCGCTACACTTATGAGCCAGGATCAGGTCCTACACTCTCTCCCATGCCCAGAAAAGATTCTTCTCCCCGGGGCAGCTGCACAGGAAATTACTGTACAGTTTTCTTGTACAATTTTGCTATTTTGTCACACAGCATtggtttaaacacaacaaaatattttaaactgggattttcagacaGGCCTAAGGGAATTAGAAGCAcaactcccaatgactttcaatgggaactgCACATCTAATTTTCTTAGgtccctttgaaaatttcaggCACAAGGCAAAAGTAGTGTTGTGAACTCTGAATAGTTGTTGCCTTGATAATTATTAAGCAACCACTACATTTGAAGCCATCGTTTGGAGTTGTAAATTATGTGTTGAATGTCTGCAGTAAAGTACCTCTAGTATTCTATAGGTAGCACCACTGCCAGGGAAGGATTCTTGCTTCACAGGTTCTTGTTCACAGTTCTTAACATGTTTGTTGTCAGTAACAGGTTCTGCTTGGCTTTTGTTGTATGCGTGTCCTTGCACAGAAGTTAAACCATCCACCAAATTGTTCTGACAATAATCTTCGCCTTCTTCAAACATTGCAGGAAAGCCCACATTTGTGCAATTGTTTGTAGCATTCAGTTTTACATGAcaacaatatttttcttctttattcatctgatctttccttccttttggaagaatttctggaaacTCCAGAAACAGCCAGTTACGATCCTTGAAAAAGTTATTCTTGTGAGTCTTGTAGAATTCATTCCAGTATTTACTAGCTTCTCTTTCATATTTGTCTGGAATAAAAAAATTGGTGCATGGGCACTTAACTGTCATAATAAAACAATatgacatttaaaaatcaaactagCTAATAGCAGAAATACAGGTTAAGAAATTTGATGCTCTCCACATGGTGTTGTTTACATCAAATATCAAGTCTTTGGGCCCAGTCCTTTCACCTGTGTTCAAGGAAAACTCCTACTGGATTTAAAAAGGATTTTACCTGCATAAAGACTATAGAAACACACTTTCTGCATCTTTAATTCTATTTTTGTTCAGTCGCGCACAAGGAGAATGTCACCAAAATGCACAATAACCTGCCTACCTACGTTTTATTTCATATAAACCAACTCTTAATACTTCCATTTTTATAAATAAGAGATATATTTACTTTATATTAACTATAGGGAAAGATATATGGGCCTCTGGAAATGGGTTTGCGTGTAGCTATATTGCAGACAAAGTTATTACATGCAAAATTACCAAGCAAATATTAGAACATTGAGTTAAAATATTAGTTTGGAGGCCAAAAATAAATATCCCTGGTGTAAGCTGATGCAACTGCACTAAATTTGGTCCCATGGCTCTAATATTGTCCCGTCCAAAAATCCATAAGCAATATTATAAAAATCTAAACACCTACGGATTTTTAATACACAAATTTGCATACCTGCTTTCATCTACTGTAACAGCTCacgtatatatacacacacacacacacaaacgtgcaCCTGTACATTGTTCAGGAAATAAAGAAGCCATAAGCCAAATTATAAAAGCAATGCATCATTTTAGTTAAGCTGTCTCTGCCCTTTCCCCTAAATTAAGAAACATGACATTGAAATTAATACTCTTTTGTGACTTATGAATTTATATGAACAACTGCAAATGTTTTGCTAACTGCAgttctctctctaaatatatgcTATTAGAAATCCACTCCTTCAGAGCCATATTCACTGATCAGCATTATTGCATGTGGCCAATAGGAGCCCATACTCTTTTAACCATATCACTGATGTGCTACAGAAAACAACATGTGCAGGAGTAACAGGAATGCTTGTTTACTTTGCAAACCCTTCAAATAGAGCTGTTAAAAATTGGCCCTTTGTGTTCAAGAATTCTGATTTCTCAGGCAATTTATTTAATATCTAGTACATGATTTAACAACTATTACatactatatatacatacagggCCACTAGTTCTACATCACATTTCTCCTGTCATTTTCCTTTGTATCTTAAAACAAAATTGCCTACAATCACTCCAATTTTGCAAAGTTAAATAAAGCTGAGAACAGCCATTAGAGATGTTTGGCTTAGGAGAGGTAGTGAGATGTGCCAATAGGGTGACAGAATACCGTGTACTAGAGATCTGCATAATTCTTTATTAAAGGGCAAGACCTAGTCATGCTCATTAATGGTGCAGAGTTGTTTTACACTGCAAGTACAGAGTTAATTGAGGTAATACATACTGGATTTCAAAAGTCTATGTTGCACTTGTATAGATAACTTGATAAAAATGCAAAACTAGGCCTCCTTCTCAAAAGAGTCTTAAATTACTTTCATCTCTTTGTTAAAGTCACAATTTTCCCTAAATGTCTGatcaaaacacaattaaaaaaccTTGCATTTAACTTCCCTATAAGATTTCTAGATTTGATAGCATGTTTAATACAGGAGCACAATGCTTAAAATTAAAGCCTTTAAAATTCAGGTTCAGTAGTTTGTTggccagtctttttttttttttaaacatccatCCTTCACTGCATCGTGTTATTACCAGTTAGTTTTCCTATCAATATGACAGAACCCATCATTATTAAATTAATTCATTTAACAATTTCTTTATAAATTGATCAGAAAGGAGTGTATTCAACCTACAATGCTCCTGCGCGACTGTCTCTCTTTGTGGTTCAGGCACAGAGAAGGGTAATGCAGTttccaattaaattaaattattaacTTTCCTTTCTTAATCTCTGAAAATTTCATAAGTAAGAAATGTCAGTCAGCCTAGCTTCTGAGTCATAGTTTTTCCTCACTTCTGTTTATTTTCTCAAGCTGCCCAATTGTAGCACTTTCCAAAACCTACTTCTGAAACTAGGTGCACTGAGCTTCTGAAACTAGGACCCTGCAGAAATTGGTTACTTTGCCTCATTTTTAATGGACTCTTTTTTTAATGGACTGAGGCTTGTCACAGCTATTTTATTTTAGTGATATTACAGTATTGTAGGAAACTCAATTTTTCCCCCTTACTGCAGTGTCCAAGGCACCAAAATACCTGCTCATTAGCTTCAGTCTAGTTCCTTGTTAATATAAATAGGCCAAAATGTAATCCACTTGCTGAACCAAGCTGGAGTTTTTGGGGAAACATTACTGGCAATGCTCGCCTAATTCAAGTTTTAAACAGAGTGACGTTCATAGAAAATGTCCTTGGATTCTTACATTTCTTGGCAATAAGCAAACACGTGCTTATTTTATTTCTAGCAAGTGTAAATTAAATTATAATTTACTTTCGATGAGGAGTAAGAATGTTACATCAACCACTTGTGTACACAGTTACGTTTTCAACCAggggctctgtcataaatataaagggaagggtaaactcctttaaaatccctcctggccagaggaaaaatcctctcacctgtaaagggttaagaagctaaaggtaacctcgctggcacctgaccaaaatgaccaatgaggagacaacatactttcaaaagctgggaggagggagagaaacaaagggtctgtgtctgtcggtacgctgcttttgccggggatagaacaggaatggagtcttagaacttttagtaagtaatctagctaggtgtgtgttagactatgatttctttaaatggctgggaaaagaactgtgctgaatagaatgactatttctgtctgtgtgtcttttttctaACTTacagttttgcctagagggattctctatgttttgaatctaattaccctgtaaggtatctaccatcctgattttacagaggtgattcctttacttctatttacttctatttctattaaaagtcttcttgtaagaaaactgaatgctttttcattgttctcagatccaagggtttgggtctgtggtcacctatgcaaattggtgaggatttttaccaaacctttcccaggaagtggggtgcaagggttgggaggattttgggggggaaagacgtgtccaaactacgttttccagtaaacccagttagagtttggtggtggcagtggttattccaaggacaaaggataaaattaatttgtaccttggggaagttttaacctaagctggtaaaagtaagcttagaaggttttcatgcaggtcccaagatctgtaccctagagttcagagtgggggaggaaacttgacaGGCTCATTTTCAActgttttcaataaatggatgaaaatattaaatgtgaAGTTGAAAAGATAAACATTATCTTTGTGGATTTAGATAAAGAATGAGAGAATGGAGAGAATGTAAAAGAGCAAGATGACATGGAAGGCGGTAGAATAGGGTCATTTTTCAGTCTGGTGTGCAGAGAATCACTCCCATTCATCATGATGGGAAATGCATGCCCTATTCTCAGGGTATTATGAAGCAAAGACATAAGGGTCAGAAAAAAAGCCGCAATCATAAGGTATTAAAAGTAATGAAGAGCACATTACAGAAGAAGTATTCACAGGTAATTCAAACACACTCCAATGTGTGCTATCAATTAAAATGTGTGTAACGTCATAATGACACAGTCTAGTTTGACAAAGTTCAAGACCTGCAACCCCCATTGTCACCTTAATGCACACAAAAATAACTGTTTTCAGAATATCCTTCTAATAATAGAAAGATTATCGGCCTCCAAGATTAATGCTGTGATAGATTTAATGCCCCAGTTCTGGGAATGTACAAAAACCAAACAGAACAAACCCAGGATTCTGGATTTCCTGTACATGGAGACCTCCCTCCAATTGCCCCTGATCAACACTGTCCATTTCACCAGGTGCTGCAAAAATCTATATTGctgatttttttcatcaaaatatgcAGTGTAATCTGCCTTACTCTCCTCCTGCATGCCAATGCTTCAAAAACGTGCATGTGTGGAGAGGAGTGCTGGTTTTCAATTGTAGGTAACAGGATCATTCGGGATATGAATTCAGTGAGATCCAACTGTGAGTAGAAATTCCACTATAATGATGCCACCAGTGTGTGTCACACTCTTTGCTTACTTCCCTAAGAAGGTATTCTAGGGACAGGGCAAAGCCCTGAAAATTTTAATTCCTTTACTCCCTCAATTCACCATCCCTCTGAAAGAGGGAATATATAGCCAGCCAAGGAATCTCCTTAGTTCACAGGAGTCACCTTTGAATGACATGAGAAAACACCTTCTGCCCAGGGGCTGAGCAGAATGTCTCTAAAGCACTTCTAGCTCAAGCTGCCAAGGGCATAAAGCTGGGACCAGAAATCCATCGCAGATCTCCTGAGAGACAATGCTATCTGCATCCACTAGCCCACTAAGCTTATCTGcaaccaaattaaaaagcaaatgtgAAAATTGTACATGAGAACTTTAGATTTCATCACCCCCAACGATTGCAAATTCACTCCCTTTCCCTATGGTGACAGCACACGCAACGATGGGGGCTTCAATTTGAAGCATTGTAAAGCTCGGGATTCACAACTCTGGAAATTGCAATTTGCATATTTCATCATATTAGGCTGAGATCTGTTGCCCTGGAGAAAGGGAAAATACTTTAAAGGGATAATTGAATAGCTAGGTAAAGGTGAATGCTTTTGGACAAGTTTGTCGTGGTTCATAGGACAAAGGTAAATGAACAAAAAGTGGATTTAATCaaggaaaaatataaacaaaaaaagaGCATTCTTGGAGCATTAGAACTTCTTAGGAATTATGGGTTCAGTACCTTGATCTTCCGGTTGAACTCGCACAAGCGAGTTCTCTGTTGCTTTTTCTCTGgctctttcttcttcctcttgtGACCACTGCATGTGGTCCCTGCAAAAAGACAGACGCAGAACACGTTTTTAATATGATTTCTCCATAGCCTTTTGGGGGGGGACTGCTCGCAAATGAACTACATTGTATGTTCCAGTGTCATATAATAAATACATTCTGGTGCAAGAGAATTCTTTCAGCTGGTCCTGATGCAATCTGGAGCTCCTACAGTTCTTGTGTTTAGTTCTTTTGCTTTGTTCTGAGTTCCAGCAGCCTCTATGCTGACAGCTAATATAATGTCCTCTCTTAACTGTACACCCTACTAGCTGATTAGCTGAATGATTCTGTGGCATGTTgtctttttgttgctctctctgtGATATTTTCTGTAGCTATCCCTTTGCTTGATGATTTATTCTTACATTGGCAATGGTAGAAATTGTAGTGCTgctttctttatatttttgtaatttaaaaaaaggctctCTTGCTAGCTTGCATTTATCTATGTTGTCTTGTTCTTGTATAAAGTTGATTCATTATGTTGGAGCAATATATTGTCATTCCAGCAAAAACAATGGGTCACCTTAACTTTTCCTCCATGAGTTTATAGTTATACAATTTGGTATCCTGGTAAGCTGAAGTATGTTCTACAGAACTGTACTTTTTAGAAACAACAATTTAATACAGGAATATATTCATTGGATTGGTGAAAGACTTTTGCAATTTCTGTGTATACTTATGGACTACAAAAACATAGATACAGCATCCAGAAGGATGGTGCTATAAAGCAATTAATAGCAAAGCATGAACAACCAGACAGGAATAAAGATTCAGATCTCTTGGCCAATTAATAATTTGCAAATGTCAACCAGACTAGAGTTAATGAATACTGGAGCCAATGCCAGTATCACATTATGCCTATGCCTCCAAAAACACACTTTGATTTTTTGCTATGTGAGACAATTCCCAGGAATGACGCAGGTTCAAATCTTGGAGTTTGTATGAGTTAAAAAAATCTAAGCTTTTGTGTGTTATAGATAACGATGAATCGCTAGTGACATAAATCTCAACCAGAAGAATGATTAAACATAGACTTCCAACTGAAAATGAGGCAAAATCATTGGCATTTTGTTTTCATCCCTGGATTTAGCATGCACCTTGCAAGTTAATTCTTGTTTATATGCATTTATTTCATGTCACATTAGATGTATACTTGACTGAGTCTACGCAGATCTATTAGCGCAGATTCTGATCCAAAGAATCCACTTGTTACTAATGTTTATCATGCGGAGGACCAAAGGTCATCTATGTAGGAAACTAGTCGCTGCTGAGACAGGGAACATATTTCTATCCAGAAATTCTTACAGGCTATATGGAAGAAGGAAGAGCAATCAGTTTCTGAAAAAAGACAAACTATGCTGCAATACTTTGTGGTTCCGGAACGCGTTACTATGCTTGTGTAAAATGGTTCACCCTGCTCATTTAACAGATTCATGTCATACCTTAAATGGAACAAAATATGGACCTGACCCTGACAAGTGCTGAACTCCGGCAATTCCTATTCACTCTAATGTAGCTctcagatcaggccctaaagaCCTGgtaaactcccatttactttggCATAAGCAGGATTGGGATCTAACTTGTTTACTTTAACTCCTTTCTAAGATTGTTTTCAaactgtaagcttttgggggcagaatcttcatttttctctgtgttttgaaagcTCCTAGCGCATTTGGGGTaatgccacaatataaataatcatCTCAAATGCACAATAGCAATAaaggttaattttattttagCTTGCACATTAAACTTGAACAGGGCCATGTTCTTCTGCTTTAAAATGCACTGGACACTGTCTTTGAGCATATTACTAACCAGGCTACATTTATTTTCAGACAAGGCCAAGTATCATTCAAGACTCCCCCCAGCTAAGTTATTCCAGAAATCAGCAGCTTCAGACATGTTTTTCACAATAGAAAAGAAAATTCTTTTGTTATGAAGAAGAGGATATGTGAGCTGAAATGAGGAGCAGGGCGGAAGGAATAAGTCAGGCCAATTCCTGAATGTGAAACATAGaaactaaaaaaatataaaaagactTTTGACAGTTAAACAGCATGTTCACATGGGATATGGCAAACAGACACTGATGCAGGCAGCATTACATAGGGAGGACTCCACATAAAGATGATCAGAGGCTAAGATGTGGACAAATCTGCTGTCATTAACAGTTAtacattttattctctctctcagctgcaTGCTTGCTTTAACAAATATTTGTCATGGGCAAAGCAAGGAAAATCCCACCCATGTCTGATTTTGCTGCGTTTCTCTTAGAGTCAATGATGTAACAAAGCACGTTCCACACTCATTTGCAATATGTGATGTCCTTATGCCAGCTTGGACACTGAGGTTTAGGACTGATGGTAGGTAGAGCTATATAGAGAGTGACCCTTATTCTATTGCATCAGCGTGAACCATGGAGGACAGGAAGAACAAATATCAGAACAATGAAACAGGTGACATCTGGAACATCAGTACAATGTTACTGTTCTGAGGTAATTCTCCCATGCTCTCATAAAGCCAGCTAGTTCCTATGCACTAaggactaaattctgctctcagtgaaatGGGTGTAACTTCTAGTGACTGCAGCAGAAGTTATACATATGTAACTGAGAACAAAATTTGGTATTAAGTTTAAGTAGAAACTCTATCTTATACGCAATGAATAATGTTTGCAGTCCCCTAATAAAATGGAAGATAAGAATCCCTCTGCAGACATTAATTAAAATCAGTGCCCAAACGTGCAACTGGGTGCTCAATTCCCAACCATACACGGGCATCTCGTCTGTGttttgaggtttttgttttttaaataaatttaattcAGCCAGTTTGCCCAATCTGCTGTTCACAAGATGCAGAGGAAGATAAGAGATGCACATGTAATATGTAATAACTAAAAATTCAAACCTGGAGTCCTGAAGAAAGCCAGCCAGTCATGTGTATCACAGAGGGGAAACTGCAGAACTCTGGTGGCTCTTAAAAGACGAGAAAGTCTTGACAACCAGGGAACTTTGTTCATTCTCTAATAGTTAACATAAAAAACAGCATTCCCTGCCTATCCCAAGGGGAATCAGTTACACAGGGATGTGCCTCATGCTATGCTATTGTGCTTCAGGTATCATGGTGGCCTGAAGTTTTCATTCTTAATTAATGATTTATTGCTTTTGCTCCACTGATATTTTCATTAAGCTGAATGAAAGACTCTTGGCTTTTCCCTAAAAGTCTGTATAAGATGCGTGACATGTCTCACACACAGTAGCAAGACTAGAGGTTGCATGCTTTAAAGGAGACTGCTTGTCCTTTCATACAGGCCAACTAGAACTAGGATAAAGCTTACATAAATACTTTAAACACTTCTTCCAATAGCGCTCTCTAAAGGGACCCTACAAGCTCTCCATCTCAGCTCTGTCAAAATAGTATTCACTTGAGTATGTTTGATGTAAGATTAGGCAATTCTATCTTCAGTTTATTACCCATTTTCCACTAACTTTCCTATTAAACAGGGGGACAAACTGTCCCCACATCTCCACACGTGAAAACCCAGCAGATTACTGGCCTAAACAGGGGGTGTAAATGGAAGCAGACATTTTCTGCATTGTTTGCATAATTTGTCACTTCTTTAAATGATGAAAGATCATGCAACAAGCATCTAGAGAAATATAGCAATATATAGAAGGCAATACGAAAGGATACAGGACCATTTTAATCAAAGCCCCACCTAAATATCTGCCAGTAAATCCTACATGGGTTTAACTGGGAAATCAGGGTTACCTGTTAAATAATAGTACTACATAATTAACAGTACGCCACCACCACATTAACCAGGAGAGAGAAAATTCTGAAAACCAGCACATTATTTAATGAGCTTCTTAGCTATGCAGCTTCTTCCTCTAAGATTTATACTCTCTTATGAATATGCATGTTACTAAAAACAAACCTTGGACTGGCCCTTTTTGTGTTTAGCTCTCTCGGTCATGCTTTAAAACATTTGCCCCCATCCTCTGCAACAGTCATAGGCTTGAAAAATGCTCAAAATAGTAATATACAAAGAAAGGTCCAGTTTAAACCTTTCCCTCTACATTATATAATCATGACTGTGGTGATATTTCTATCCTGAGTTTCAATAGAGCGACCCTGCTATCTTTTATGTTGTTGACCCATTTTATCTGCTTTTTTATTGTCAAAATTCTGCTAAAAGCTGGTTTGAAAAGATTTCAATCATACCTACCTGATGGACAAATAAAAGAGACTATTAAAAGATCCAGTAACTTGCAAACCTTATTCAGGAGCATGGGAATTGTGATGgtggatcagacctgaggtccatctACACAGTATCCTGTTTGTGACAGTGGCtggtgtttcagaggaaggtgagaaCCCTGCAGTAGGTAGAGGCAGGACAATCTGTCCTCACATTagatctcatcctgatctctaagaCAATGCCTACACAGCCCGTGGAAGCacgcctcccagcctgggttgacAGATTTGGCTAACAAGGCTCAAGCCAGCACTCTAAAAACAGCTGAatagacagcgctttgaagttgcagctcgggctggagctcaggctctgaggcttaggaagggggcagggcttcaGACCTCCaactccagcccaagctgcaacttcaaaacatgtctacactgctctttttagagTGCTAGCAAGAGCCCCTTACCCCAGTCTATAGACCTGGGCTAGGAGGCTCACTTCTGAGGGATGTGTACACGTACCCTAATACTTAAGAGACTGGCTTAAATTCTAAAGCATGAGGTGTAATACCCCTTCTATGTTCCCTGTCCAATCCGTTTTTGATTCTTATAAAGGCTCAGCAACTTCCTGACACACTGATTTCCAGTTTACTTACACAGTTTTTCACATA encodes:
- the METTL8 gene encoding tRNA N(3)-cytidine methyltransferase METTL8, mitochondrial isoform X3, with the translated sequence MNVIKRLSASYLRKSKMQQRCQSNRRPTAPLGSRILTDPTKVFEHNMWDHMQWSQEEEERAREKATENSLVRVQPEDQDKYEREASKYWNEFYKTHKNNFFKDRNWLFLEFPEILPKGRKDQMNKEEKYCCHVKLNATNNCTNVGFPAMFEEGEDYCQNNLVDGLTSVQGHAYNKSQAEPVTDNKHVKNCEQEPVKQESFPGSGATYRILEVGCGAGNSAFPILKVICHTCRTIQPGVLPLFMMCVMIPYPTLFQMRSWMSFSLSLCSLPFILTDEVHNMFTLAGLVEVQNLVDRRLQVNRKKKVKMQRVWIQGKFQKPFQPPQNSRQSAPS